A single window of Chitinophaga sp. XS-30 DNA harbors:
- the nuoJ gene encoding NADH-quinone oxidoreductase subunit J — protein MGPAFYITAAIAVISTLMVITRYNIMHALLYLIVSLLSVAVIFYLYGAPFMAALEVIVYAGAIMVLIIFFVMMLNLGAQTASDEKLWLTPKIWIGPSLLCVVLLAELAYLILQPQERVDEIITVDPKAVGQSLFGPYILAVELTGMLLMAGIVGAYHLGRQKKKITHRFLEKTSDA, from the coding sequence ATGGGACCTGCATTCTATATAACCGCCGCGATAGCCGTGATATCCACCCTGATGGTGATCACCCGGTATAATATCATGCATGCGCTGCTGTACCTGATCGTGTCGCTGTTAAGCGTAGCGGTGATATTTTACCTGTATGGCGCGCCTTTTATGGCGGCCCTGGAGGTGATCGTTTATGCGGGCGCCATCATGGTGCTGATCATATTTTTTGTGATGATGCTGAACCTGGGCGCGCAGACGGCAAGCGATGAAAAGTTGTGGCTGACGCCGAAGATATGGATCGGGCCCTCCCTCTTATGCGTGGTGTTGCTGGCGGAACTGGCATACCTGATACTTCAGCCGCAGGAGCGGGTGGACGAGATCATTACGGTGGACCCGAAGGCCGTTGGGCAAAGCCTTTTCGGCCCTTATATCCTCGCTGTGGAACTGACAGGGATGCTGCTCATGGCAGGCATCGTGGGAGCTTATCATCTTGGCAGGCAGAAGAAAAAGATCACCCATCGTTTCCTCGAAAAAACTTCAGACGCATGA
- the nuoL gene encoding NADH-quinone oxidoreductase subunit L — MQWIYLIPALPFLGALILILFSRRIGKAGVSVIGCGSVGIAALITVIAGFQLMGQESFTLPLWTWLSVGELNIGITLHLDALSLAFTFVITFVGFLIHVYSTGYMSGDPDFARFFACMNLFVGAMLMLVLADNLLLLYFGWEGVGICSYLLIGFWYKDPANGAAARKAFIVTRVGDTAMAIALFLLVQHTQTLQLSAILERAPALWSTGDATVVTIAFLLIGGAVGKSAQLPLQTWLPDAMAGPTPVSALIHAATMVTAGVYLIARTNVLFTLSPAAQATVAVIGAVTLLMAGCSALVQTDIKRVLAYSTISQIGYMFLALGVGAWSAAIFHFITHAFFKALLFMGAGAIIVALHHEQDMFKMGGLRKALPGVFVVFLIGAASLAAIPFVTAGFYSKDQIVWLAWTSPLGGTWYWIAAITGAFITAMYTFRMVFLVFYGAEKTHVHHHPGNNMMVPLYMLAILSTVAGFIELPHTLGHVTLLSDFLSPVLPAVESGGSVAMEWASQGVAAALSFLGIFLVWRFLHVPFADGLKQFWKDGWGFDVAYDRMFVRPFVLLSRINKKDIVDRLYTGIASVTKSLHRMMSATQNGMLRWYVMGIVMGAVVILSVIIWREFV; from the coding sequence ATGCAATGGATCTATCTGATACCGGCATTGCCCTTTCTGGGCGCATTGATACTGATCCTTTTCTCCCGAAGGATCGGCAAGGCAGGTGTGTCAGTCATCGGCTGCGGCAGTGTGGGCATTGCGGCGCTGATCACGGTCATTGCCGGATTTCAGCTGATGGGGCAGGAGTCGTTTACCTTGCCGTTGTGGACCTGGCTGTCCGTGGGCGAATTGAATATCGGCATCACCCTGCACCTGGATGCTTTGTCCCTCGCTTTCACCTTCGTGATCACGTTTGTAGGATTTCTCATTCACGTATATTCCACCGGCTACATGTCCGGCGACCCTGATTTTGCGCGTTTTTTCGCTTGTATGAACCTTTTTGTCGGCGCCATGCTGATGCTGGTGCTGGCGGATAATTTGCTGTTGCTGTATTTCGGATGGGAGGGCGTGGGCATTTGCAGTTACCTGCTCATCGGTTTCTGGTATAAAGACCCGGCAAACGGCGCCGCGGCGCGGAAGGCATTCATCGTTACCCGTGTAGGCGATACCGCTATGGCTATCGCACTGTTCCTGCTGGTGCAGCATACGCAGACCCTGCAACTGTCCGCTATCCTGGAGCGCGCTCCTGCGCTATGGTCCACCGGTGACGCAACGGTGGTGACCATTGCCTTTCTGCTGATCGGCGGAGCCGTCGGCAAATCGGCGCAATTGCCTTTACAAACCTGGCTGCCTGATGCTATGGCCGGTCCCACACCGGTGAGTGCGCTGATCCACGCGGCCACAATGGTGACCGCCGGGGTGTACCTGATCGCCCGCACGAATGTGCTTTTTACCCTGTCCCCGGCCGCGCAGGCCACGGTGGCGGTCATTGGCGCCGTCACCCTGTTGATGGCAGGGTGCAGCGCGCTGGTGCAGACGGATATCAAAAGAGTGCTGGCCTACTCCACCATCAGCCAGATCGGGTATATGTTCCTGGCGCTGGGTGTAGGGGCCTGGTCCGCCGCTATTTTCCATTTTATCACGCATGCCTTCTTCAAGGCGTTGCTGTTTATGGGAGCAGGCGCTATCATCGTGGCCCTGCATCATGAGCAGGATATGTTCAAAATGGGCGGATTGCGGAAAGCACTGCCGGGCGTTTTTGTGGTGTTCCTCATCGGTGCGGCCTCGCTGGCTGCCATCCCGTTCGTTACCGCCGGCTTTTACAGTAAAGACCAGATCGTATGGCTGGCATGGACTTCTCCGCTGGGCGGCACCTGGTACTGGATCGCCGCCATCACCGGTGCATTCATTACGGCGATGTACACTTTCAGGATGGTATTCCTGGTGTTTTATGGCGCGGAAAAAACACATGTGCATCATCATCCCGGCAATAACATGATGGTGCCTTTATATATGCTTGCCATACTGTCCACCGTAGCGGGATTTATAGAACTGCCCCATACCCTCGGGCATGTGACCCTGCTCAGTGATTTCCTGTCTCCCGTACTCCCGGCTGTGGAATCAGGCGGCTCTGTGGCGATGGAGTGGGCATCGCAGGGAGTGGCGGCAGCGCTGTCGTTCCTTGGTATTTTCCTGGTGTGGAGGTTCCTGCATGTTCCCTTCGCAGATGGCCTGAAGCAGTTCTGGAAAGATGGCTGGGGCTTTGATGTGGCTTATGACCGGATGTTCGTCAGGCCCTTTGTGCTGCTGTCCCGCATCAATAAAAAAGATATTGTTGACCGGTTGTACACCGGCATCGCATCAGTAACGAAAAGTTTGCACCGGATGATGTCTGCCACGCAGAACGGTATGCTCCGGTGGTATGTCATGGGTATTGTGATGGGCGCAGTCGTGATCCTGTCTGTGATCATCTGGCGCGAATTTGTGTAA
- a CDS encoding S41 family peptidase, whose amino-acid sequence MMKNLFSLSIGVMIAIGPFSLQAQTQTKLLRNPAVSEKHIAFMYAGDIWIADRDGSSPLRLTVNPAFEQDPYFSPDGKWIAFTGNYDGNSDVYIISVEGGDPRRITWHPARELVRGWVDNEHILFSSAAESTTGRTTQLYSVSVKGGLPAVHARIPEATQGAVSPDGKFTAYIKNPDPTEGTTIYRPFKRYRGGYMPKIWIFNNATWQIEEIPPANANNVRPVWVGKSVYFLSDRNHTMNIFRYDTETKQVSQITKYKDDDVKTLTSDGKTLAFEQGATIHLLDPANGAVTDLAISIRADIPYKRPHYEKITNFERVNISPTGMRMLVQGRGEIFSIPKEKGDVRNISNSPGTHERDPAWSPDGKWISYISDKDGNYKLILRDQKAMKEPVEIELGKTVYYFSPAWSPDSKKLFYSDAHFNLYYVDVNTKKTVLVDRNSNASIPSGNSNVFAPSWSPDSKWLTYLKAAPNGYDAVYLYSLESGRSVAITDEMSNAGDPSFSADGKYIFFPSSTNSGMAISGLHMQTYERKVSSSLYAVLLAKSTPTIFTPESDEETIKEDPEKKKDTTKAKETASKDVKIDLDGIQQRIIALPLPADNYRAVDGSVKDKLFYMVDGEVRYYDFKERKAETFTKANGYIISADGKKILLASQGGYQIVGTERKPSSGDGKVDVSNVSLYVDPVAEWNQIFDEVYKIESDFFYVKNMHGVDWNANKKRYAALLPHVSNRADLNYLLNEMMSEMVVGHNYVGAGDIPAGPNVSGGLLGADFEISNDKYRIKKIYSALSWNPQLKAPLAVPGVDVKEGDYILAVNGTPLDGNMSIFSLLQNQVNRQVVLQVNSSPTENGAREIIVQPVDMQKEYELRKINWIEDNRKKVDQLSNGKIAYVFMLNTGFEGYTFFNRYFFAQADKQALLLDERYNGGGSVADYVIDILNREVLSYWGVRDGRSFTTPGNSIYGPKAMLINEYAGSGGDMMPWMFSQKKLGKLIGKRTMGILVGISGYPSLIDGGYVTSPSFGIYDTKGNWIIENQGTPADIDVEQTPAEVIAGRDPQLEKGVQVLLEELKTKAYKPVPKPADPVRVK is encoded by the coding sequence ATGATGAAGAATTTATTCAGCCTGTCCATTGGAGTGATGATTGCCATTGGCCCCTTCTCCCTTCAGGCGCAGACACAGACAAAGCTTTTAAGAAATCCTGCCGTCAGTGAAAAACATATCGCCTTCATGTACGCGGGTGATATCTGGATCGCTGACCGGGACGGGTCTTCGCCTTTGAGGCTGACCGTCAACCCTGCTTTTGAGCAGGATCCTTACTTTTCGCCGGATGGCAAATGGATCGCCTTCACCGGCAACTATGACGGCAATTCAGATGTGTACATCATTTCTGTTGAGGGAGGCGATCCCCGCCGCATCACCTGGCATCCCGCGCGTGAGCTGGTAAGGGGCTGGGTGGATAATGAGCATATTCTTTTCTCTTCCGCAGCGGAATCCACCACGGGCAGAACAACACAACTTTACAGCGTAAGCGTAAAAGGCGGCCTGCCAGCAGTACATGCCAGAATACCCGAAGCTACGCAGGGTGCTGTTTCCCCGGACGGGAAATTCACCGCATACATCAAGAATCCGGACCCGACGGAGGGCACGACCATATACCGTCCCTTCAAAAGATACCGTGGCGGCTATATGCCCAAGATCTGGATATTCAACAATGCTACCTGGCAGATCGAAGAGATCCCGCCGGCGAATGCTAACAATGTGCGCCCGGTATGGGTGGGCAAAAGCGTTTATTTCCTGAGTGACCGTAATCATACCATGAATATCTTCCGGTACGATACTGAAACGAAGCAGGTCAGCCAGATCACGAAGTATAAGGATGATGACGTAAAAACACTCACCAGTGATGGTAAAACGCTGGCCTTCGAGCAGGGGGCTACCATTCATCTGCTGGACCCGGCCAATGGTGCGGTAACAGACCTGGCCATCAGCATCCGTGCGGATATTCCATATAAACGCCCGCATTATGAGAAGATCACCAATTTCGAGCGGGTGAACATTTCGCCTACCGGCATGCGCATGCTGGTGCAGGGAAGAGGGGAGATATTTTCCATTCCAAAAGAAAAAGGCGACGTGCGCAATATCTCCAATTCCCCCGGTACGCATGAACGCGATCCGGCCTGGTCGCCCGATGGTAAATGGATATCCTACATATCGGACAAGGATGGCAATTACAAGCTCATCCTCCGTGACCAGAAGGCCATGAAGGAGCCGGTGGAGATAGAACTGGGCAAAACCGTCTATTATTTTTCGCCTGCCTGGTCCCCGGACAGCAAAAAGCTCTTCTACAGCGATGCGCATTTCAACCTCTACTATGTAGATGTGAATACAAAGAAAACCGTACTGGTGGACAGGAACAGCAATGCATCCATACCCTCCGGCAATTCCAATGTATTTGCGCCCTCCTGGTCCCCGGACTCCAAATGGCTCACTTACCTGAAAGCGGCCCCCAACGGTTACGATGCCGTATATCTGTACAGCCTTGAATCCGGCAGATCCGTAGCCATAACCGATGAAATGAGCAATGCCGGTGATCCGTCGTTCAGCGCGGACGGCAAGTATATTTTCTTCCCTTCCAGCACCAACAGCGGCATGGCTATCAGCGGGCTGCATATGCAAACCTATGAGCGGAAAGTATCCTCCAGTCTGTATGCCGTGCTGCTGGCCAAAAGCACGCCCACCATCTTTACCCCGGAAAGCGATGAGGAAACCATAAAAGAAGATCCGGAAAAGAAAAAGGATACCACCAAGGCGAAAGAAACGGCATCGAAAGACGTGAAGATAGACCTCGATGGCATTCAGCAGCGCATCATCGCCCTGCCGTTGCCGGCGGATAATTACAGAGCCGTAGACGGCAGCGTGAAGGACAAGCTTTTTTATATGGTGGATGGAGAAGTGCGTTATTACGACTTCAAAGAGCGTAAAGCAGAAACCTTCACCAAAGCCAACGGATATATTATCAGTGCGGACGGGAAGAAGATACTGCTGGCGTCCCAGGGCGGTTACCAGATCGTAGGCACCGAACGCAAGCCTTCATCCGGCGATGGAAAAGTTGATGTGTCCAATGTCAGCCTGTATGTGGATCCCGTAGCGGAATGGAACCAGATCTTTGACGAGGTGTACAAGATCGAAAGCGACTTCTTCTATGTAAAGAATATGCACGGGGTGGACTGGAATGCCAACAAGAAAAGATATGCGGCCCTGCTGCCGCATGTCAGCAACCGCGCCGACCTCAATTACCTGCTCAATGAAATGATGAGCGAAATGGTGGTAGGGCATAACTATGTAGGCGCAGGCGATATTCCTGCCGGTCCCAATGTTTCGGGCGGACTGCTGGGCGCCGATTTCGAGATCAGTAATGATAAATACCGTATCAAAAAGATCTACAGCGCCCTTTCCTGGAACCCTCAGCTGAAAGCGCCGCTGGCGGTACCCGGAGTAGATGTGAAGGAAGGGGATTATATCCTTGCCGTAAATGGTACGCCGCTTGACGGCAACATGAGTATTTTCAGCCTGCTGCAGAACCAGGTAAACAGGCAGGTGGTGCTGCAGGTGAACAGCTCTCCGACAGAAAATGGCGCCAGGGAGATCATCGTGCAGCCGGTAGATATGCAGAAGGAATACGAATTACGCAAGATCAACTGGATTGAGGATAACCGGAAAAAGGTAGATCAGCTGAGCAACGGGAAGATCGCGTATGTGTTCATGCTGAATACCGGGTTTGAAGGATATACATTCTTCAACCGTTATTTCTTCGCACAGGCCGACAAGCAGGCATTGCTGCTGGATGAGCGTTATAATGGCGGCGGTTCAGTGGCTGATTATGTGATCGATATCCTGAACAGGGAAGTGTTAAGCTATTGGGGTGTGCGGGATGGCCGCAGCTTTACAACACCTGGGAATAGCATCTACGGGCCCAAAGCTATGCTGATCAATGAATATGCCGGCTCCGGCGGGGATATGATGCCCTGGATGTTCAGCCAGAAAAAATTGGGCAAGCTGATCGGTAAACGTACGATGGGCATCCTTGTAGGTATCAGTGGTTATCCGTCACTGATCGATGGGGGGTATGTAACATCGCCAAGCTTCGGCATCTATGATACAAAAGGGAACTGGATCATAGAGAACCAGGGTACGCCTGCTGATATTGATGTGGAACAGACACCGGCTGAAGTGATCGCCGGGCGGGACCCGCAGCTTGAAAAAGGTGTGCAGGTGCTGCTGGAAGAGCTGAAAACAAAAGCATACAAACCAGTGCCGAAACCGGCCGATCCTGTAAGGGTCAAGTAA
- a CDS encoding NADH-quinone oxidoreductase subunit N gives MMSTSDLLNILPLLVISGSAVIAMLLVAIRRNHRIMHAFSVLAFMLAFVALFLQPDVSPHIIAPLFVIDAFAMFNTGLILVAGLSVLFLSFRYFEQREERKEEYYILLLLATVGGLVLVISQHFISLFLGLETMSISLYGMIAYLRKRERSDEAGIKYLLLAALSSAFLLFGMALVYAHTGRMDFTGIGAFLETAGDVPASVVAGFGLMLIGVGFKLGIVPFHMWTPDIYEGSPLPVAAYIATVSKGSMLVLLMRFYRDINGYEYTILWWVFAIIAMASMFAGNWLALLQQNVKRLLAYSSIAHMGYILIAFLAGQHAGQEAVIFYLVAYVITSIGAFGVLALLSDKVRDAELLEDFSGLFWRHPWLATIFTGMLLSLAGIPLTAGFIGKFYIIAAGVDAGLWLLLIILVINSVIGLFYYIRMIAVMFRPLPETGAAVPRAGLPFFGMFALSALMLLLLLLGVYPSGLIAVIREMMLTMI, from the coding sequence ATGATGTCAACATCCGATCTTTTAAACATATTGCCTTTGCTGGTCATCAGCGGATCCGCGGTGATCGCGATGTTATTGGTCGCCATCAGGCGGAACCACCGTATTATGCATGCCTTTTCCGTGCTGGCATTCATGCTGGCATTTGTGGCGTTGTTCCTGCAGCCGGATGTGTCCCCGCATATCATTGCGCCGCTGTTCGTGATCGATGCTTTTGCGATGTTCAATACCGGATTGATCCTTGTGGCGGGATTGAGTGTGTTGTTCCTTTCCTTCCGTTATTTCGAGCAGCGGGAGGAGCGCAAGGAGGAATATTATATCCTGCTGTTGCTGGCCACGGTAGGCGGTCTGGTACTGGTGATCAGCCAGCATTTCATCTCCCTGTTCCTGGGCCTGGAAACAATGAGCATCAGCTTGTATGGAATGATCGCTTATCTGCGCAAACGGGAACGGTCAGATGAGGCCGGTATTAAATACCTGTTGCTGGCAGCACTGTCTTCCGCTTTCCTGCTCTTTGGCATGGCGCTGGTGTATGCGCATACGGGGAGGATGGATTTTACCGGCATCGGAGCTTTTCTGGAAACAGCAGGAGATGTACCGGCAAGTGTGGTGGCAGGTTTCGGGCTGATGCTGATAGGAGTGGGCTTTAAACTGGGTATTGTTCCTTTCCATATGTGGACGCCGGATATCTATGAAGGTTCACCGCTTCCGGTAGCCGCCTATATCGCCACCGTTTCCAAAGGCAGTATGCTGGTGCTGCTGATGCGGTTTTACAGGGATATTAACGGATATGAATACACGATATTATGGTGGGTGTTTGCGATCATTGCCATGGCAAGCATGTTTGCAGGCAACTGGCTGGCGCTCCTGCAACAAAATGTAAAGCGTCTGCTGGCGTATTCTTCCATTGCACATATGGGCTATATTCTTATCGCCTTCCTGGCCGGCCAGCATGCAGGGCAGGAGGCCGTGATTTTTTACCTGGTGGCTTATGTAATTACCAGTATAGGAGCGTTCGGGGTTTTGGCCCTGCTGTCCGACAAGGTCAGGGATGCGGAATTGCTCGAAGATTTTTCCGGCCTTTTCTGGCGGCATCCCTGGCTGGCTACCATTTTCACGGGAATGTTGTTGTCGCTGGCCGGTATTCCGCTCACTGCAGGTTTTATCGGGAAGTTCTATATTATCGCCGCAGGCGTAGATGCGGGATTGTGGCTGCTGTTGATCATACTGGTCATCAACAGTGTGATCGGCCTTTTTTATTATATCCGTATGATCGCGGTGATGTTCCGGCCATTGCCCGAAACAGGAGCAGCTGTTCCCCGCGCCGGTCTTCCTTTCTTTGGAATGTTTGCCTTGTCTGCGTTGATGTTATTATTACTGCTGCTGGGCGTATATCCATCCGGGTTAATTGCAGTGATCCGGGAAATGATGTTAACCATGATCTGA
- a CDS encoding ferritin-like domain-containing protein: MNIHHIITELEKVDPEVYDRLDSRREAMKTFAKLGGKLALAAVPLALGGMFKKAYGQSASTVVGVLQFALTLEHLEAEFYKMAAAAPNLVPSGPPAGAIATIRDHEVAHVKLLQDTITALQGTPAPMPTFDFSAGNGSNNGPFKDVFTNYDLFLAVAQTFEDTGVRAYKGQAGNLISNNAVLTAALNIHSVEARHAAHIRYMRRNRNNDSAIKPWITGKDTGGIGAAVQASYDGEELTTQAGIDIININGQTINANAASESFDEPLTKEQVLAIVDPFIA; the protein is encoded by the coding sequence ATGAATATTCATCATATCATTACAGAACTGGAAAAGGTTGATCCCGAGGTGTACGACCGCCTCGATTCGAGAAGGGAAGCCATGAAGACCTTTGCGAAGCTCGGCGGGAAACTGGCCCTGGCCGCTGTTCCGCTTGCTCTTGGCGGCATGTTCAAAAAGGCATATGGCCAATCTGCATCCACTGTTGTGGGAGTGCTGCAGTTTGCGCTGACATTGGAGCATCTGGAGGCCGAGTTCTACAAAATGGCGGCAGCGGCACCCAACCTTGTCCCCTCGGGCCCTCCGGCGGGAGCTATCGCCACCATTCGCGATCATGAGGTAGCTCATGTGAAGCTGCTGCAGGACACGATCACCGCATTGCAGGGTACGCCAGCTCCTATGCCCACATTCGATTTTTCCGCCGGCAATGGCAGCAACAACGGCCCTTTCAAGGATGTGTTCACTAATTATGACCTGTTCCTGGCCGTTGCACAGACCTTTGAGGACACCGGTGTTAGGGCTTATAAAGGCCAGGCGGGAAATCTGATATCTAACAATGCGGTGCTGACGGCAGCGCTTAATATCCACTCCGTGGAAGCCCGCCATGCGGCGCATATCCGTTACATGCGCCGGAATCGCAATAACGACTCCGCCATCAAACCCTGGATCACCGGCAAAGATACCGGAGGGATCGGGGCGGCGGTGCAGGCCAGCTACGACGGAGAGGAACTGACCACACAGGCCGGCATCGATATCATCAACATCAACGGGCAGACTATCAATGCGAATGCCGCATCAGAGAGCTTCGATGAGCCGCTGACAAAGGAACAGGTATTGGCAATCGTAGATCCTTTTATCGCTTAG
- a CDS encoding ferritin-like domain-containing protein, producing the protein MANELIAPKEQGGDALLSPKGLQRRKFLAMFAGTAAVATIAGCSKDDSSDGGIYLGKGDIGILNYAYALEQLEAAFYTQVVMSLYSGVTAAEQAMLTDIRDHEIAHREFFKNALGTSAIPALEVNFSSVNFSSRDSVLGTAKVFEDLGVSAYNGAGQLITDPQYLLLAGKIVSVEARHAALIRDLISNGSFADNTVVDMNGLDKSNPPNVVLSAASGFLKSKLNARDLPTS; encoded by the coding sequence ATGGCAAATGAATTAATTGCTCCAAAAGAGCAAGGTGGAGATGCTTTGCTTTCTCCGAAAGGCCTGCAGCGCAGAAAATTTCTCGCTATGTTTGCCGGCACGGCCGCAGTGGCCACTATTGCCGGTTGTTCAAAAGACGATAGCAGCGATGGCGGCATCTATCTTGGTAAAGGTGATATCGGTATCCTGAATTATGCTTATGCGCTGGAACAGCTGGAAGCGGCGTTTTACACACAGGTGGTCATGTCACTCTACAGCGGCGTGACTGCGGCGGAACAGGCCATGCTGACGGATATCCGGGATCATGAGATCGCTCATCGCGAATTCTTCAAGAATGCATTGGGAACGAGCGCTATCCCTGCGCTGGAGGTGAATTTTTCATCTGTCAATTTCAGTAGCCGCGATAGTGTGTTAGGCACGGCAAAGGTATTCGAGGATCTCGGTGTGAGCGCATACAATGGCGCCGGTCAGCTGATCACGGACCCGCAATACCTTTTGCTGGCCGGAAAGATCGTTTCCGTGGAAGCCCGTCATGCCGCGCTGATCCGCGATCTGATCAGCAACGGGTCCTTTGCTGACAATACCGTAGTGGATATGAACGGACTGGATAAATCCAATCCTCCGAATGTTGTATTGTCTGCCGCCTCCGGATTTCTTAAATCCAAACTGAACGCCAGAGATCTCCCAACTTCATAA
- a CDS encoding NuoM family protein → MVLLLFILLPVIGAFAAWMAAAWSKVLPRWIALLVMTAELIMAAALWWQADGTGGSWLFTFERAWMPRFGISFSLALDGLSLLMLLLTFFLGALSVLVSWKEIREKTGFFHFNLLFVLAGITGVFLTTDLFLFYFFWEVMLIPMYFLIGIWGHANRMYAAFKFFIFTQAGGLLMLLAILGLYFVHAHNTNEYTFSYFALLDTPMEQDAGRWLMLGFLTAFIVKLPAFPFHTWLPDAHTEAPTAGSVILAGLLLKTGAYGILRFVIPMFPEASQYFAPWIMLLGAVGILYGGKLAFAQTDLKRLVAYTSVSHMGFVLLGAFAFNEMAYQGVVMQMITHGISTGALFMIAGALYERLHTRELEKMGGLWPALPGLGVVSMVFVMASLGLPGLGNFIAEFLILAGSWQSAPWITVAATVGLVVATIYSLRIMQKVFFGVSWREYKLPDLSAREALMLVPLIVVIIWLGVYPQPVIRMVKPSIPAVVLLKPAPYSNVAIYPVK, encoded by the coding sequence ATGGTCCTTTTATTGTTCATCCTTCTTCCGGTGATCGGCGCGTTTGCAGCCTGGATGGCTGCGGCATGGAGCAAGGTGTTGCCGCGGTGGATCGCGTTGCTGGTGATGACAGCTGAATTGATCATGGCGGCGGCGCTCTGGTGGCAGGCGGATGGAACGGGAGGCTCCTGGCTCTTCACGTTCGAACGTGCATGGATGCCACGTTTCGGGATCAGCTTTTCTCTGGCGCTGGATGGGCTCAGCCTCCTGATGTTATTGCTCACTTTCTTTCTCGGTGCGCTTTCCGTGCTGGTTTCCTGGAAAGAGATCAGGGAAAAGACCGGTTTCTTCCATTTCAATTTATTATTTGTGCTGGCGGGCATCACCGGTGTTTTTCTGACGACCGACCTGTTCCTTTTTTACTTTTTCTGGGAAGTGATGCTGATTCCCATGTATTTCCTGATCGGTATCTGGGGGCACGCCAACCGGATGTATGCAGCCTTCAAATTCTTCATCTTTACGCAAGCCGGCGGATTGCTGATGCTGCTGGCTATACTGGGGCTTTATTTCGTACATGCACATAACACTAACGAATACACTTTTTCTTATTTCGCCCTGCTGGATACCCCGATGGAGCAGGATGCAGGCCGCTGGCTGATGCTGGGCTTCCTGACCGCGTTCATTGTGAAGCTGCCGGCATTTCCCTTCCATACCTGGTTGCCGGATGCGCATACGGAAGCGCCAACAGCAGGTTCCGTGATACTGGCCGGGTTGCTGCTGAAGACCGGCGCTTATGGTATCCTGCGCTTCGTTATTCCGATGTTTCCCGAAGCGTCCCAATACTTTGCTCCCTGGATCATGCTGCTGGGCGCAGTGGGCATTTTGTACGGGGGCAAGCTGGCTTTTGCGCAGACGGACCTAAAACGGCTGGTGGCGTACACCAGTGTCAGCCACATGGGGTTTGTGCTGCTGGGGGCTTTTGCATTCAATGAAATGGCTTACCAGGGCGTGGTGATGCAAATGATCACGCACGGTATCAGTACCGGTGCATTGTTTATGATAGCCGGGGCTTTGTATGAACGGCTGCATACCCGGGAGCTGGAAAAAATGGGCGGCCTCTGGCCGGCATTGCCGGGACTGGGGGTGGTGTCTATGGTGTTCGTTATGGCATCGCTGGGGTTGCCGGGACTGGGCAATTTCATTGCGGAGTTCCTCATTCTGGCCGGCAGCTGGCAGTCCGCGCCCTGGATCACCGTGGCAGCTACGGTGGGGCTGGTGGTAGCCACGATCTATTCCCTGCGGATCATGCAGAAGGTCTTTTTCGGGGTCTCCTGGCGGGAGTATAAACTGCCGGACCTTTCAGCGAGGGAGGCCCTGATGCTCGTGCCGCTGATAGTGGTCATCATCTGGCTGGGTGTGTATCCCCAACCGGTGATCCGTATGGTAAAGCCTTCCATTCCGGCTGTTGTGCTGCTGAAGCCCGCGCCATACTCAAATGTGGCTATTTATCCCGTCAAGTAA
- the nuoK gene encoding NADH-quinone oxidoreductase subunit NuoK — MMSATTAGLILAGILFTLGLISMLIRRNIIFMLISVEIMLNAAGLAFVVAGSRWGQPEGQLMFMFILAMAAAEVSVGLALILQLYHQLKTLDSDEASRMRG, encoded by the coding sequence ATGATGTCCGCTACAACAGCAGGGTTGATCCTTGCAGGAATATTGTTCACGCTCGGATTGATCAGCATGCTCATCCGTCGGAATATCATTTTTATGCTGATCTCCGTGGAGATCATGCTGAATGCGGCCGGGCTGGCATTTGTGGTCGCCGGGTCCCGCTGGGGGCAGCCGGAGGGCCAGCTGATGTTCATGTTCATTCTGGCGATGGCTGCGGCGGAAGTATCCGTGGGACTGGCATTGATCCTGCAATTGTATCACCAGTTAAAAACGCTTGATAGTGATGAGGCCAGCAGGATGCGGGGATAA